Proteins co-encoded in one Lates calcarifer isolate ASB-BC8 linkage group LG17, TLL_Latcal_v3, whole genome shotgun sequence genomic window:
- the nr2c2ap gene encoding nuclear receptor 2C2-associated protein, with product MASSVICRETQSRVSSVLNRDVKQYGKKYMFDCNEETCWNSDQGECQWVSLEFPQSVKLSELKVQFQGGFSAKTCRLEGCPKDGVFTVISHFYPEDNNSLQSFPIQEAPAVDKVKIMFENSADFFGRIIVYSLDILGEKAS from the exons ATGGCTTCATCGGTGAtttgcagagaaacacagagcag GGTGAGTTCAGTACTTAACAGAGATGTGAAGCAATATGGAAAGAAGTACATGTTTGACTGCAATGAAGAGACATGCTGGAACTCAGACCAG GGAGAATGTCAGTGGGTGTCTCTGGAGTTCCCCCAGTCTGTCAAGCTGTCAGAGTTAAAGGTCCAGTTCCAGGGAGGCTTCTCAGCAAAAACATGCAGACTAGAAG GTTGTCCAAAAGATGGAGTCTTTACAGTGATCAGCCATTTTTACCCAGAAGACAACAACTCACTTCAG AGCTTTCCCATACAGGAGGCCCCTGCAGTggacaaagtaaaaataatgtttgaGAATAGTGCCGACTTTTTTGGGAGAATAATTGTTTATTCCTTGGACATCCTGGGAGAAAAAGCCTCATGA
- the borcs8 gene encoding BLOC-1-related complex subunit 8 isoform X3: MEDQEMQLKVRRVTDKFTESMYVLANEPSVALYRLQEHVRRSLPELVQHKTDMQSWEEQSQGAIYTVEYACSAVKSMTNSSMYFKNIDSLLRQAITMKEQISNSQGRSPLVSAPHAPSTSS; encoded by the exons ATGGAAGACCAGGAGATGCAGCTGAAAGTCAGACGAG TGACTGACAAATTCACGGAGAGCATGTACGTCCTGGCTAACGAGCCGTCGGTGGCTCTCTACAGACTGCAGGAACACGTCAGGAGGTCGCTGCCTGAACTGGTGCAGCACAAG acagacatgcagagCTGGGAGGAGCAGAGTCAAGGAGCCATCTATACAGTAGAGTACGCATGCAG CGCCGTGAAGAGCATGACGAACAGCAGCATGTATTTCAAAAACATTGACAGTCTCCTCCGTCAGGCCATCACCATGAAGGAACAGATCAGCAACTCCCAAGGACGCAG TCCCCTTGTCTCTGCTCCACATGCCCCATCCACTTCCTCATGA
- the tmem221 gene encoding LOW QUALITY PROTEIN: transmembrane protein 221 (The sequence of the model RefSeq protein was modified relative to this genomic sequence to represent the inferred CDS: deleted 1 base in 1 codon): MTHKYSQRSLIVLSLLGILSAIMSVLSVILIFQLQSQQASVRESPPSTSSLIPAHVWAVLLPVSTVLSALSLTLNLSSVVVCLLHSYFSTEVCRGEQDTERADWFLLDSRAVRHVAIGLFCLGVSVYLTAMSIFMLLIFEVETGIASACVLSSGILILLFVVIHSLVKASRSAKHYHSDHLDTLYHNDHGRSSTPVSRPCELKIGVDKPRMHRTQSHLQHQMSYPQSGNPRQRDYQQQQYSPAGGSQGHASEKDGYSSSGSCPRMHRTLSTESGLLQAQAKPWNGVNNEMRSVLARKSGISAKDSTLV; the protein is encoded by the exons ATGACGCACAAATACAGCCAGCGGTCTCTAATAGTTCTGTCTTTACTGGGGATTTTATCTGCCATCATGTCCGTTTTATCGGTCATTTTGATTTTCCAGCTCCAGTCCCAACAGGCGTCGGTGAGGGAGTCTCCCCCCTCGACCTCCTCGCTCATACCCGCTCATGTCTGGGCCGTCCTGCTGCCGGTCTCCACGgtgctctctgctctgtcccTCACCCTCAACCTAAGCTCTGTGGTGGTGTGTCTCCTTCACAGCTATTTTTCC ACAGAGGtctgcagaggagagcaggatACTGAGAG AGCGGACTGGTTCCTTTTGGACAGCAGAGCTGTACGACATGTGGCTATTGGACTTTTCTGTCTGGGGGTTTCTGTCTACCTGACAG CTATGTCCATCTTTATGCTCCTAATATTTGAGGTGGAGACGGGTATTGCCAGTGCCTGTGTCCTCTCCTCAGGGATTCTGATCCTGCTGTTCGTTGTAATCCACTCTCTGGTCAAAGCCTCCCGCAGTGCTAAGCACTATCACAGTGACCACCTCGACACTCTCTACCACAATGACCACGGAAGAAGCAGCACGCCTGTATCTCGGCCCTGCGAGCTTAAAATTGGCGTGGACAAACCGCGGATGCACCGCACCCAGTCTCACCTCCAGCATCAGATGTCCTACCCTCAAAGTGGCAACCCAAGACAGCGAGATTACCAGCAACAGCAGTACTCTCCTGCTGGAGGCTCACAGGGCCATGCTAGTGAAAAAGACGGctacagcagcagtggcagctgtCCCCGGATGCACAGGACCCTGTCTACTGAATCTGGTTTACTGCAGGCCCAGGCTAAACCCTGGAACGGGGTCAACAACGAGATGAGGAGTGTCCTTGCACGCAAGTCAGGGATTTCTGCAAAAGACTCAACTCTTGTGTGA
- the borcs8 gene encoding BLOC-1-related complex subunit 8 isoform X2, with protein sequence MEDQEMQLKVRRVTDKFTESMYVLANEPSVALYRLQEHVRRSLPELVQHKTDMQSWEEQSQGAIYTVEYACSAVKSMTNSSMYFKNIDSLLRQAITMKEQISNSQGRRKRTMDSGMLKEGGEKHSSGM encoded by the exons ATGGAAGACCAGGAGATGCAGCTGAAAGTCAGACGAG TGACTGACAAATTCACGGAGAGCATGTACGTCCTGGCTAACGAGCCGTCGGTGGCTCTCTACAGACTGCAGGAACACGTCAGGAGGTCGCTGCCTGAACTGGTGCAGCACAAG acagacatgcagagCTGGGAGGAGCAGAGTCAAGGAGCCATCTATACAGTAGAGTACGCATGCAG CGCCGTGAAGAGCATGACGAACAGCAGCATGTATTTCAAAAACATTGACAGTCTCCTCCGTCAGGCCATCACCATGAAGGAACAGATCAGCAACTCCCAAGGACGCAG GAAAAGGACCATGGATTCTGGCATGCTAAAGGAAGGGGGAGAAAAGCACAGCTCTGGGATGTGA
- the rfxank gene encoding DNA-binding protein RFXANK, whose translation MEARGDDEVADGQNTETNANASPCESRDERSNVSPENMDVDEDGLFKHSTTLTNKQRGNEVTVRPATLDSLSIHQLAAQGEVSQVAAHLSKDSSLLSKQDERGFTPLMWAAAFGEKAVVDFLLEKGADPKTIARERESALTLASSGGYVDIVESLLRHGVDINTYDWNGGTPLLYAVRGNHIKCVEALLAKGADMTIESDSGYSPMALAVALGHKKIQKVLEDHILKLYKPTPTPT comes from the exons ATGGAGGCCAGAGGTGATGATGAGGTTGCAGATGGCCAAAATACTGAAACTAATGCTAATGCCTCTCCCTGCGAATCCAGAGATGAGAGGTCCAATG TGTCTCCAGAGAACATGGATGTGGATGAAGATGGTTTGTTCAAACACTCCACTACTCTGACCAACAAACAGCGTGGGAATGAGGTTACAGTACGCCCAGCAACATTAGACT CTCTGTCCATACACCAGCTGGCAGCTCAAGGCGAGGTTTCACAAGTGGCTGCCCACCTGAGTAAAG ACAGTTCACTGCTCAGCAAACAGGATGAACGGGGCTTTACGCCTCTCATGTGGGCAGCAGCGTTTGGAGAGAAAGCAGTGGTGGATTTTCTCTTGGAAAAG GGTGCAGACCCCAAAACAATCGCGAGGGAGCGAGAGAGTGCCCTGACACTGGCTAGCTCTGGAGGTTATGTGGACATTGTTGAGTCTCTTCTCAGACATGGAGTCGACATTAACACTTACGACTGG AATGGTGGAACTCCTCTTCTTTACGCTGTGCGAGGAAACCACATCAAATGTGTAGAGGCACTTTTAG CCAAAGGAGCAGACATGACCATTGAGTCTGACTCTGGATACAGCCCAATGGCTTTAGCTGTTGCCCTTGGACACAAAAAGA ttcagaaAGTGTTGGAGGACCATATTCTGAAACTCTACAAGCCAACGCCAACACCAACATGA
- the borcs8 gene encoding BLOC-1-related complex subunit 8 isoform X1 → MEDQEMQLKVRRVTDKFTESMYVLANEPSVALYRLQEHVRRSLPELVQHKTDMQSWEEQSQGAIYTVEYACSAVKSMTNSSMYFKNIDSLLRQAITMKEQISNSQGRSLHDVTPSPSPLVSAPHAPSTSS, encoded by the exons ATGGAAGACCAGGAGATGCAGCTGAAAGTCAGACGAG TGACTGACAAATTCACGGAGAGCATGTACGTCCTGGCTAACGAGCCGTCGGTGGCTCTCTACAGACTGCAGGAACACGTCAGGAGGTCGCTGCCTGAACTGGTGCAGCACAAG acagacatgcagagCTGGGAGGAGCAGAGTCAAGGAGCCATCTATACAGTAGAGTACGCATGCAG CGCCGTGAAGAGCATGACGAACAGCAGCATGTATTTCAAAAACATTGACAGTCTCCTCCGTCAGGCCATCACCATGAAGGAACAGATCAGCAACTCCCAAGGACGCAG CTTACATGATGTGACCCCTTCTCCCAGTCCCCTTGTCTCTGCTCCACATGCCCCATCCACTTCCTCATGA